The following is a genomic window from Eubalaena glacialis isolate mEubGla1 chromosome 18, mEubGla1.1.hap2.+ XY, whole genome shotgun sequence.
ACGATGCTCCGGCAGGTGTCAAGACTAAAGCCGTCGGACTTCAGATCCTTGTGCTTAGACAGGACTTTGTTGAGAATATTCATTAGGTCAGTGGCACCTACCTCCATGTCTGGTCCAGCCAGCTGTGCAAATTGTTGCCGAAACCGCCTAACTTCCTCACTTTCGTTGGCCTCCACGTTGGTGAAATGCTGCTCAGTGGGTGGTGGTTCCGGGGTATACTGAGCAGCTGCAGCCTCACTGATAAAATTCACAAGTCCTCCAACTATCCCTCCAatatttcctcctcctcctcttctctgacCGCCTCCTCCAAGGAGGTCTCCAAGAGCTTGTCCAAGACCTTGACCTTGATCTGCTCCTTCCAATAGAGTCTTTGCAAGAAACATGCTTTCGGTTTACCAAGCAAGGGTAAAGGCTGCTGAAATCTTGGAGGTGGTGTGAGAGAGATGAAATGGAGTCTAAGTAGTTTACATGTGGAAGACCTGGCTTTTCTGTACTTGCTTGCACTGTACCACACCCTGGGTGCACCTCCTACCCTAGTTGCCTGAATTCCACTGTAGTTGCCTGAATTCCACTAGGTCCTAGCACCTG
Proteins encoded in this region:
- the CAPNS2 gene encoding calpain small subunit 2, which encodes MFLAKTLLEGADQGQGLGQALGDLLGGGGQRRGGGGNIGGIVGGLVNFISEAAAAQYTPEPPPTEQHFTNVEANESEEVRRFRQQFAQLAGPDMEVGATDLMNILNKVLSKHKDLKSDGFSLDTCRSIVSIMDNDTTGKLGFEEFKYFWNNIKKWQRVYKQYDRDHSGSLGSSQLRGALQAAGFQLKEQLYQMIVRRYTDEDGSMDFNNFIGCLVRLDAMFRAFKSLDRDADGLIQVSTQEWLQLTMYS